A genomic stretch from Carboxydocella sporoproducens DSM 16521 includes:
- a CDS encoding response regulator: MATILLVDDDPLIVELVQFNLEKWGYQVLVARDGQEALKLARNEKPDLVILDLMLPVIDGLEVCRRLHDDPATRNIPIIMLTARGEETDKVLGLELGADDYMTKPFSPRELLARIKARLRRLSPAEEGKETGEKGISYGEGEIMLFPEKYQVEVRGRKQSLTPKECELLQLLMTHPGRVFSRDYLLEKIWGYDYAGDTRTVDVHIRHLRMKIEADPANPRYLETVRGAGYRMRELEQ; this comes from the coding sequence ATGGCTACCATTTTGCTGGTTGATGATGATCCGCTGATCGTAGAACTGGTACAGTTCAATCTGGAAAAATGGGGTTACCAGGTGCTGGTGGCCAGAGATGGGCAGGAGGCCCTGAAACTGGCCCGTAATGAAAAACCGGATCTGGTGATTCTGGACCTGATGTTACCGGTAATTGACGGCCTGGAAGTTTGCCGCCGTCTGCATGATGACCCGGCTACCCGCAATATACCGATTATCATGCTGACGGCCCGGGGTGAGGAAACCGACAAAGTGCTGGGTTTGGAGCTGGGAGCTGATGACTATATGACCAAGCCCTTCAGTCCCCGGGAATTGCTGGCCCGTATCAAGGCTCGCTTGCGGCGGCTAAGTCCGGCCGAAGAAGGCAAGGAAACGGGAGAAAAAGGGATCAGCTATGGGGAAGGGGAAATCATGTTGTTTCCCGAAAAATACCAGGTGGAAGTACGGGGCAGGAAGCAGAGCCTGACCCCCAAGGAGTGTGAGCTGTTACAGCTCCTGATGACCCATCCGGGCCGGGTGTTTTCCAGGGATTATCTGCTGGAGAAAATCTGGGGCTATGACTATGCCGGTGATACTCGCACTGTGGATGTGCATATCCGCCATTTGCGCATGAAAATAGAAGCTGACCCGGCCAATCCCCGCTATCTGGAAACAGTACGTGGGGCTGGCTACCGCATGAGGGAGTTGGAGCAGTGA
- a CDS encoding HlyD family efflux transporter periplasmic adaptor subunit: protein MNKQKRRKKEYRLFVLASIVLLLIGASVLWWGIRFMANRIVARVIDIQPVQWGKLEEVEQAEAWTIRREKILPVPAGAKLEPVVPEGQRVRRGEVIARLQQGQLDGAAGRWDERVVAPEPGQVCYHVDGLESVLLPELIDTVEPDQLWQALQQELGKEKPPVQGVKLLDNLQNPAFLLHLNSTVHWQAGKTVLKLRGKDTSLLVKKLKQRGGETWVILTALNEVGDLAHERRNNLELVERTYRGYLVPASALTETGGKKGLYVVYKEIAYFRPVKVNGQVGEMAAVEEIAPENKAPLLGPGARVVVTPALVTDGQRVMR from the coding sequence ATGAACAAGCAAAAGCGGAGAAAGAAAGAGTACAGGTTGTTCGTGTTAGCCAGTATTGTCTTGCTGCTGATCGGGGCGTCTGTCCTCTGGTGGGGAATTCGCTTTATGGCCAACCGGATTGTGGCCAGGGTTATAGATATTCAGCCGGTACAATGGGGGAAACTAGAAGAGGTGGAACAGGCTGAGGCCTGGACCATCCGCCGGGAGAAGATTTTACCCGTTCCAGCCGGGGCTAAACTGGAGCCAGTGGTTCCCGAGGGGCAGCGGGTACGCCGGGGAGAAGTGATCGCTCGCTTGCAACAGGGGCAACTGGATGGTGCTGCTGGTCGCTGGGACGAACGGGTAGTTGCTCCTGAGCCCGGCCAGGTTTGCTATCATGTGGATGGGCTGGAAAGCGTTCTCCTGCCTGAGCTGATCGATACCGTTGAACCGGACCAGCTCTGGCAGGCTTTACAACAGGAACTGGGCAAAGAAAAACCCCCGGTCCAGGGGGTAAAGCTCCTCGACAATCTGCAGAACCCGGCTTTTTTGCTCCATCTCAACTCAACAGTACACTGGCAGGCGGGAAAAACAGTGCTTAAACTGAGAGGTAAGGATACCAGCCTGCTGGTGAAAAAGCTGAAACAACGCGGTGGTGAGACCTGGGTAATCCTGACCGCTCTCAATGAGGTGGGGGATCTGGCCCATGAGCGCCGGAACAATTTGGAACTGGTGGAAAGGACCTACCGCGGCTATCTGGTCCCTGCCTCTGCCCTGACCGAGACAGGGGGGAAAAAGGGTCTGTATGTGGTCTACAAAGAAATCGCCTATTTCAGGCCGGTGAAAGTCAACGGCCAGGTAGGGGAAATGGCGGCTGTGGAGGAAATAGCACCGGAAAACAAAGCGCCCTTGCTGGGCCCAGGTGCGCGGGTGGTGGTCACACCGGCCCTGGTTACCGATGGGCAAAGGGTGATGAGGTGA
- the pnpS gene encoding two-component system histidine kinase PnpS, whose protein sequence is MKRKFHWKIIILSLVVLTGAFILVDQVLVSRWEARLARQAHWQEKADLQAEVTYLRRLLFEALVGTLVLAAGGSYLLAVRFTKPVQELAEGAMALAKGDLNYRLPVRGDDELAYLAVAFNRMSERLQQQIELAEWEKQRLQTILASMAEGLIAVDRLGRIMLINRAACKMFGVEAKDVSGRTVLSLVRHPEVEELIRKTVRLKEVQKSEIRLAGEKEIFLRLTAAPLGQDAHHQGAVVLMQDITELRKLEQLRTEFVANVSHELRTPLTSIRGFVETLLDGAMEDRVLTERFLTIIQSEAERLQRLIDDLLSLSRIEAPRAEVVRQPVDVAEKVQKVVEILQPLAENKGLGLLQEIQQPLPPAAMSGDLLEQVLLNLIDNAIKYTPAGSVSVRVWAEANQIRVEVADTGIGIPPESLPRLFERFYRVDKARSRDLGGTGLGLSIVKHILERYGQTIEVKSELGKGSVFSFTLPVYS, encoded by the coding sequence GTGAAGAGAAAATTTCACTGGAAGATTATTATTTTATCCCTGGTAGTCTTAACCGGTGCTTTTATTCTGGTAGACCAGGTGCTGGTCAGTCGCTGGGAGGCCCGGCTGGCCCGCCAGGCCCACTGGCAGGAAAAAGCGGATTTGCAGGCAGAAGTGACCTACCTGCGTCGCCTTTTGTTTGAAGCTCTGGTGGGTACCCTGGTGCTGGCAGCTGGAGGCAGTTACTTGCTGGCCGTGCGCTTTACCAAGCCGGTTCAGGAGCTGGCGGAAGGGGCAATGGCGCTGGCCAAAGGGGATTTAAATTACCGTTTGCCGGTGCGGGGCGATGATGAACTGGCCTATCTGGCGGTGGCTTTTAACCGTATGAGTGAACGGTTACAGCAGCAGATCGAGCTGGCGGAATGGGAAAAACAGCGCCTGCAAACCATTCTGGCTTCCATGGCGGAAGGGCTGATCGCGGTTGATCGCCTGGGGCGGATCATGCTGATCAACCGGGCGGCCTGCAAGATGTTCGGGGTAGAGGCCAAGGATGTCTCCGGCCGAACGGTGCTGAGCCTGGTGCGCCATCCGGAAGTGGAAGAGCTGATCCGCAAAACCGTTCGACTGAAAGAGGTGCAAAAATCCGAAATTCGCCTGGCTGGCGAGAAGGAAATCTTTCTGCGCCTTACCGCTGCGCCCCTGGGCCAGGATGCCCACCATCAGGGGGCGGTAGTGCTGATGCAGGATATCACCGAATTGCGCAAACTGGAACAATTGCGCACCGAGTTTGTGGCCAATGTTTCCCACGAATTGCGTACCCCACTGACCTCCATTCGAGGTTTTGTAGAGACTTTGCTGGATGGGGCCATGGAAGACCGGGTGCTGACAGAACGTTTCCTTACCATCATCCAGTCAGAAGCAGAACGGCTACAGCGTCTGATCGATGACTTGCTCAGCCTGAGCCGGATTGAGGCACCGAGGGCGGAAGTGGTACGCCAGCCGGTGGATGTGGCGGAAAAGGTGCAGAAAGTGGTGGAAATTTTACAACCCCTGGCAGAAAACAAGGGTCTGGGTTTGCTCCAGGAGATTCAGCAGCCTTTGCCGCCGGCGGCTATGTCCGGGGATTTGCTGGAACAGGTGCTGTTGAACCTGATTGATAATGCCATTAAATATACACCGGCGGGATCTGTTTCCGTCAGAGTCTGGGCGGAAGCCAATCAGATCCGGGTGGAGGTAGCCGATACCGGTATCGGCATTCCCCCTGAGTCTTTACCGCGGCTGTTCGAGCGCTTTTACCGGGTGGACAAGGCCCGTTCCCGGGATCTGGGCGGGACAGGCCTGGGCCTGTCCATTGTCAAACACATTCTGGAACGGTATGGCCAGACTATTGAAGTCAAGTCAGAACTGGGCAAAGGCTCGGTTTTTTCCTTTACACTCCCGGTTTATTCCTGA
- the pgeF gene encoding peptidoglycan editing factor PgeF, producing MEPFQLRDKGGVVHLALPDWEPWALVAFSTRIGGTSKPPYNTLNLGLHVGDESGRVIVNRKRFAQSLGLEADALVSVRQVHGCHLVWAGAARRGQGAFSWDESLQAADALATTERGLPLITFYADCVPLYFLAPEGGVVAMAHAGWQGTVQQIGPLVVRELCQQLELAPEQIWVAIGPHIGPCCYEVDERVALKIEALGVGGLTPGREGHWQLDLGETNRQLLLQAGIKPENVWQSRYCTACHSDLFFSHRKSGGKTGRMGALIMLK from the coding sequence TTGGAACCTTTTCAGTTACGCGATAAAGGGGGAGTTGTCCATCTGGCCTTACCGGACTGGGAACCGTGGGCACTGGTGGCTTTTTCAACGCGCATCGGGGGGACAAGCAAGCCACCGTACAATACCTTGAATCTGGGGCTGCATGTAGGAGATGAAAGCGGGCGGGTGATTGTCAACCGTAAACGCTTTGCCCAGAGTTTGGGACTGGAAGCCGATGCCCTGGTCAGTGTACGGCAGGTTCACGGCTGCCATCTGGTTTGGGCTGGAGCTGCCCGCCGTGGCCAGGGGGCATTTAGCTGGGATGAAAGTCTGCAGGCAGCGGATGCCCTGGCCACAACGGAACGGGGCTTGCCCCTGATCACTTTTTATGCTGATTGTGTGCCTTTGTATTTTCTGGCTCCGGAAGGCGGAGTAGTCGCTATGGCCCATGCCGGCTGGCAGGGAACGGTGCAGCAGATTGGCCCCCTGGTAGTGCGGGAGTTATGTCAGCAACTGGAACTTGCTCCGGAGCAAATCTGGGTTGCGATCGGTCCTCATATCGGACCCTGCTGTTATGAAGTGGATGAACGGGTGGCCCTCAAGATCGAGGCTCTGGGGGTTGGAGGGCTTACCCCGGGACGGGAAGGCCACTGGCAGCTGGATCTGGGAGAGACCAACCGCCAGCTTTTGCTGCAGGCCGGGATCAAGCCGGAAAATGTCTGGCAGAGCCGCTATTGTACTGCCTGCCATTCGGATTTGTTTTTCTCCCATCGCAAGTCCGGGGGCAAAACGGGCAGGATGGGAGCCTTGATAATGCTGAAATAA
- a CDS encoding YlmC/YmxH family sporulation protein has protein sequence MLKVSDLRLREVINVVDGRRLGPIKDIDIDVENGTIRALVLNPEGGRMFRMFGRQEDIVIPWENINKIGIDVILVELEQIAYNYE, from the coding sequence GTGCTCAAGGTGTCGGACTTACGGCTGCGGGAAGTCATCAATGTGGTGGACGGGCGGCGTTTGGGCCCCATCAAGGATATCGATATTGATGTGGAAAATGGCACTATCCGGGCCCTGGTACTGAACCCGGAAGGTGGGCGCATGTTTCGCATGTTCGGGCGCCAGGAGGATATCGTGATCCCCTGGGAAAATATCAACAAGATCGGCATTGATGTTATACTGGTAGAATTGGAGCAAATCGCCTATAATTACGAATAA